A portion of the Esox lucius isolate fEsoLuc1 chromosome 20, fEsoLuc1.pri, whole genome shotgun sequence genome contains these proteins:
- the syt11b gene encoding synaptotagmin-11b isoform X1, translating to MAEITELRPEYDMSPVLAGFIGAGALVVAVVILVLLWSFCQRRYLRVRGHYKLHGDQYCDSAEDPPYKFIHMLKGISIYPESLSSSKRIVRMPRRTGWQGDRDRERGGRRGVVVVDAATHLQMSHLAPPAAQPRAERALPVRADYCCLDSSASNSENSSKSVSPFTPVSSDPESEPEASLGSLSLAVDYNFPKKALVVTIVGAQGLPAVDEQGNSSDPYVKMTILPEKKHRVKTRVLRKTLEPVFDETFTFYGVAYSSVPELTLHLLVLSFDRFARDDVIGEVVVPLTGLEPSTGRVHITKQITKRNMQCESRGELLVSLSYQPVSHRLSVVVLKAKHLPKMDISGLSGNPYVKVNVFYGRKRIAKKKTHVKKCTLNPVFNESFIYDVPPELLPEISVEFVVVDFDRTTKNEVVGRLPLGLHSPCPSGAAHWREVCENPRRQISKWHNLSEY from the exons ATGGCTGAGATCACGGAATTACGACCTGAATATG ACATGTCACCAGTACTGGCTGGTTTCATTGGTGCAGGGGCACTGGTGGTTGCCGTGGTGATCCTGGTCCTCCTGTGGTCCTTCTGCCAGCGTCGCTACCTGCGGGTGAGAGGTCATTACAAGCTCCATGGGGACCAGTACTGTGACTCAGCTGAAGACCCGCCCTACAAGTTCATCCACATGCTGAAGGGCATCAGTATCTACCCAGAGTCCCTCAGCAGTAGCAAGAGGATAGTACGCATGCCCAGACGCACTGGTTGgcaaggagacagagacagagagaggggtggcCGTCGCGGGGTGGTTGTGGTGGATGCTGCTACTCATCTCCAGATGAGCCACctagcgccccctgctgctcaGCCAAGGGCGGAGCGGGCACTGCCCGTAAGGGCCGATTACTGCTGCCTGGACAGCTCAGCTAGCAACAGCGAGAACAGCAGCAAGAGCGTCTCACCTTTCACCCCTGTGTCCTCTGACCCAGAATCAGAACCTGAAGCCAGCCTGGGCTCCCTTAGCCTGGCTGTAGACTACAACTTCCCTAAGAAGGCCTTGGTGGTGACCATCGTGGGAGCCCAAGGCCTGCCTGCAGTAGACGAGCAGGGGAACAGCTCGGACCCTTACGTGAAGATGACCATCCTCCCAGAGAAGAAACACCGCGTGAAGACCAGGGTCCTGAGGAAAACGTTGGAGCCCGTGTTTGACGAGACGTTCACGTTCTACGGGGTAGCCTACAGCTCGGTGCCCGAGCTTACGTTGCACCTCCTGGTACTCAGCTTCGACCGGTTTGCCCGTGACGATGTCATCGGGGAGGTGGTGGTGCCGCTGACAGGGCTGGAGCCCAGCACAGGGCGAGTCCACATCACTAAGCAGATCACCAAGAGGAACATGCAG TGTGAGAGCCGTGGGGAGCTGTTGGTGTCGCTGTCCTACCAGCCTGTCTCCCACCGCCTCAgtgtggtggtgctgaaggccaaACACCTGCCTAAGATGGACATCAGCGGCCTGTCAGGAA ACCCATATGTGAAAGTGAATGTGTTCTACGGCCGCAAGCGCATCGCCAAGAAGAAGACGCATGTGAAGAAGTGCACTCTCAACCCTGTCTTCAACGAGTCCTTCATCTACGACGTGCCGCCTGAGCTTCTACCCGAGATCTCTGTGGAGTTTGTGGTGGTCGACTTCGACCGCACTACAAAGAATGAGGTAGTGGGCCGCTTGCCCCTCGGCCTGCACAGCCCCTGTCCCTCTGGCGCCGCCCACTGGCGGGAGGTCTGTGAAAACCCCCGGCGTCAGATATCGAAGTGGCATAATCTCAGTGAATATTAG
- the syt11b gene encoding synaptotagmin-11b isoform X2, which translates to MSPVLAGFIGAGALVVAVVILVLLWSFCQRRYLRVRGHYKLHGDQYCDSAEDPPYKFIHMLKGISIYPESLSSSKRIVRMPRRTGWQGDRDRERGGRRGVVVVDAATHLQMSHLAPPAAQPRAERALPVRADYCCLDSSASNSENSSKSVSPFTPVSSDPESEPEASLGSLSLAVDYNFPKKALVVTIVGAQGLPAVDEQGNSSDPYVKMTILPEKKHRVKTRVLRKTLEPVFDETFTFYGVAYSSVPELTLHLLVLSFDRFARDDVIGEVVVPLTGLEPSTGRVHITKQITKRNMQCESRGELLVSLSYQPVSHRLSVVVLKAKHLPKMDISGLSGNPYVKVNVFYGRKRIAKKKTHVKKCTLNPVFNESFIYDVPPELLPEISVEFVVVDFDRTTKNEVVGRLPLGLHSPCPSGAAHWREVCENPRRQISKWHNLSEY; encoded by the exons ATGTCACCAGTACTGGCTGGTTTCATTGGTGCAGGGGCACTGGTGGTTGCCGTGGTGATCCTGGTCCTCCTGTGGTCCTTCTGCCAGCGTCGCTACCTGCGGGTGAGAGGTCATTACAAGCTCCATGGGGACCAGTACTGTGACTCAGCTGAAGACCCGCCCTACAAGTTCATCCACATGCTGAAGGGCATCAGTATCTACCCAGAGTCCCTCAGCAGTAGCAAGAGGATAGTACGCATGCCCAGACGCACTGGTTGgcaaggagacagagacagagagaggggtggcCGTCGCGGGGTGGTTGTGGTGGATGCTGCTACTCATCTCCAGATGAGCCACctagcgccccctgctgctcaGCCAAGGGCGGAGCGGGCACTGCCCGTAAGGGCCGATTACTGCTGCCTGGACAGCTCAGCTAGCAACAGCGAGAACAGCAGCAAGAGCGTCTCACCTTTCACCCCTGTGTCCTCTGACCCAGAATCAGAACCTGAAGCCAGCCTGGGCTCCCTTAGCCTGGCTGTAGACTACAACTTCCCTAAGAAGGCCTTGGTGGTGACCATCGTGGGAGCCCAAGGCCTGCCTGCAGTAGACGAGCAGGGGAACAGCTCGGACCCTTACGTGAAGATGACCATCCTCCCAGAGAAGAAACACCGCGTGAAGACCAGGGTCCTGAGGAAAACGTTGGAGCCCGTGTTTGACGAGACGTTCACGTTCTACGGGGTAGCCTACAGCTCGGTGCCCGAGCTTACGTTGCACCTCCTGGTACTCAGCTTCGACCGGTTTGCCCGTGACGATGTCATCGGGGAGGTGGTGGTGCCGCTGACAGGGCTGGAGCCCAGCACAGGGCGAGTCCACATCACTAAGCAGATCACCAAGAGGAACATGCAG TGTGAGAGCCGTGGGGAGCTGTTGGTGTCGCTGTCCTACCAGCCTGTCTCCCACCGCCTCAgtgtggtggtgctgaaggccaaACACCTGCCTAAGATGGACATCAGCGGCCTGTCAGGAA ACCCATATGTGAAAGTGAATGTGTTCTACGGCCGCAAGCGCATCGCCAAGAAGAAGACGCATGTGAAGAAGTGCACTCTCAACCCTGTCTTCAACGAGTCCTTCATCTACGACGTGCCGCCTGAGCTTCTACCCGAGATCTCTGTGGAGTTTGTGGTGGTCGACTTCGACCGCACTACAAAGAATGAGGTAGTGGGCCGCTTGCCCCTCGGCCTGCACAGCCCCTGTCCCTCTGGCGCCGCCCACTGGCGGGAGGTCTGTGAAAACCCCCGGCGTCAGATATCGAAGTGGCATAATCTCAGTGAATATTAG